The Streptomyces kanamyceticus genome window below encodes:
- a CDS encoding protein-L-isoaspartate O-methyltransferase family protein translates to MDYQAIARRELDVMGAFRSPWLRSAFDAVDREAFAPDAFWGYDTDEHGRHVVIDKAADADAWRRAVWNTHRSLITQMDDGVTAEQGPLKGDFTSSISALDIVLEKLNQLEVEPGHSHGVLHIGTASGYDSAVLSEVVGSENLTTIEFDPVLAARGAKNLRGAGYTPTVICGDGLEGWVATAPYDRVISTAAVRSIPRQWREKSRDGAIVLVPFNTLYARGGLLKLRVRGGVASGRFVGGACYMWVRSHRPKNQLMPPVDSRKDASPIDPEEILGRGWAQDFALGLYLPDVSLSHRGEGEDRQVQLWDEEGTSVAIVNYDEWWRGRAVTVYGERNLWAELVGAYSAWCLSGRPDYRRFGLTYDEAGEHLWLKHPADVLRSRPTW, encoded by the coding sequence ATGGACTACCAAGCAATCGCTCGCCGGGAACTCGACGTCATGGGGGCCTTCCGGTCCCCATGGCTTCGATCCGCCTTCGACGCCGTGGACCGCGAGGCCTTCGCCCCCGACGCGTTCTGGGGGTACGACACGGACGAGCACGGGCGCCACGTGGTGATCGACAAGGCGGCCGACGCGGACGCGTGGCGCCGGGCCGTGTGGAACACCCATCGCTCACTCATCACGCAGATGGACGACGGGGTCACCGCAGAGCAGGGGCCCCTCAAGGGGGACTTCACCTCTTCGATCTCGGCACTGGACATCGTCTTGGAGAAGCTGAACCAGCTCGAAGTCGAACCCGGCCATAGCCATGGGGTTCTGCACATCGGCACGGCCTCGGGCTACGACTCCGCCGTGCTCAGCGAAGTCGTGGGGAGTGAGAACCTGACCACCATCGAGTTCGATCCGGTCCTGGCCGCGCGTGGCGCCAAGAACCTTCGAGGTGCCGGGTACACGCCCACAGTCATCTGCGGGGACGGCCTGGAGGGCTGGGTGGCGACCGCTCCGTACGACAGGGTCATCTCCACGGCAGCCGTACGAAGCATCCCGCGTCAATGGCGCGAAAAGTCCCGTGACGGCGCGATCGTCCTGGTGCCCTTCAACACGCTCTACGCACGAGGTGGCCTTCTGAAGCTGCGGGTGCGTGGCGGAGTCGCGTCAGGTCGGTTCGTCGGCGGGGCCTGCTACATGTGGGTGCGCAGCCACCGCCCCAAGAATCAGCTCATGCCCCCGGTCGACAGCCGGAAGGATGCCTCGCCCATCGACCCTGAAGAGATTCTGGGGCGCGGCTGGGCTCAGGACTTCGCGCTGGGGCTGTACCTGCCGGACGTGTCCCTGTCCCACCGCGGAGAAGGCGAGGACCGGCAGGTCCAGCTCTGGGACGAGGAGGGGACGTCGGTCGCCATCGTCAACTACGACGAGTGGTGGCGTGGCAGAGCGGTGACCGTCTACGGAGAGCGGAACCTCTGGGCCGAGCTGGTCGGGGCGTACAGCGCGTGGTGTCTTTCCGGGCGGCCGGACTACAGGCGCTTCGGGCTCACCTACGACGAGGCCGGTGAGCACCTCTGGCTCAAGCATCCAGCAGACGTCCTGCGGTCCAGGCCGACTTGGTGA
- a CDS encoding DUF6879 family protein has translation MPLDGEDWRKFFDAFEREAWRFEAQPTYAMPREQENVARFLRGEAKPPGHNARWHERVRGYVESGKRIGRVRIVRRPLTDYQRYQFAWGIPGNLAAGEDIRVLDVTREDYGLPLTGRDWWMFDESRIAHLNFRPDGTQINREAYEGDPAPYREWKRIALEHAVPFEEYVKRWL, from the coding sequence ATGCCGTTGGACGGCGAGGACTGGCGCAAGTTCTTCGACGCGTTCGAGCGGGAGGCGTGGCGATTCGAGGCGCAGCCGACGTACGCCATGCCCAGAGAGCAGGAGAACGTCGCCCGCTTCCTGCGGGGCGAGGCCAAGCCGCCCGGCCACAACGCCCGCTGGCACGAGCGAGTGCGCGGTTACGTCGAGTCCGGCAAGCGCATCGGCCGCGTCCGCATCGTGCGTCGGCCACTCACCGACTACCAGCGGTACCAATTCGCGTGGGGCATCCCGGGCAACCTGGCGGCAGGCGAGGACATCCGCGTCCTGGACGTGACGCGGGAGGACTACGGGCTGCCGCTCACCGGGCGCGACTGGTGGATGTTCGACGAGTCCCGCATCGCCCACCTGAACTTCCGGCCGGACGGCACCCAGATCAATCGCGAGGCGTACGAGGGAGATCCAGCTCCCTACCGGGAGTGGAAGCGCATAGCCCTGGAGCACGCCGTGCCCTTCGAGGAGTACGTGAAGAGATGGCTCTAG
- a CDS encoding DUF397 domain-containing protein, with the protein MASHDIDLSTADWRKSSYSNGGGGNCLEVADGLPDLVPVRDSKLTDGGPALLFPATAWTPFITAVTAGELTTT; encoded by the coding sequence ATGGCAAGCCACGACATTGACTTGAGCACCGCCGACTGGCGCAAGAGCAGCTACAGCAACGGCGGTGGCGGCAACTGCCTCGAAGTCGCGGACGGACTCCCCGACCTCGTCCCCGTCCGGGACTCCAAGCTCACGGACGGCGGCCCCGCCCTCCTGTTCCCCGCCACCGCGTGGACCCCCTTCATCACCGCCGTCACGGCAGGTGAACTGACGACCACCTAA
- a CDS encoding helix-turn-helix domain-containing protein → MAARRDIDGSASVPAFYGKELRWKREAAGCTLQETVEGSYFGATYLSEIERGERRMPLELACHVDQFLGTDGFFERRCADVRKARKGAHAEYFVQVLEAEPRARIIEEWNTALVPGLLQTGTYAQAVIHSTYPLDLPEEVDAKIDARLQRAGLFDNPKKPEYWTILHESLLREPILPSEGMAEQLDHIAALAKRRRIVPQILQWNAPTRPFMDMPLLFMEFDDAPPLMYTEGPYHGQCIDDPALVKPYRKAYDRLRAAALPPEASLAMIEDAAEDYRNGKPRH, encoded by the coding sequence GTGGCGGCACGCAGGGACATTGATGGTTCGGCGAGCGTTCCCGCCTTCTACGGCAAGGAGCTGCGCTGGAAGCGGGAGGCGGCGGGGTGCACGCTCCAGGAGACTGTGGAGGGGAGTTACTTCGGGGCGACGTATCTGAGTGAGATCGAGCGGGGCGAACGGCGGATGCCGTTGGAACTGGCCTGCCATGTGGACCAGTTCCTGGGGACGGACGGGTTCTTCGAGCGGCGATGCGCGGATGTGCGGAAGGCCCGGAAGGGCGCACATGCCGAGTACTTCGTGCAGGTCTTGGAGGCAGAGCCTCGGGCACGGATCATCGAGGAGTGGAACACCGCACTTGTCCCCGGGCTGTTGCAGACCGGGACGTACGCGCAAGCGGTAATCCACTCCACGTATCCGCTGGACCTCCCGGAGGAGGTCGATGCGAAGATCGACGCTCGACTGCAGCGGGCCGGACTTTTCGACAACCCCAAGAAGCCGGAGTACTGGACGATCCTGCACGAGTCCCTGCTGAGGGAGCCGATCCTCCCGTCGGAGGGGATGGCCGAACAGCTGGACCACATCGCCGCGTTGGCAAAGCGCCGCCGGATCGTTCCACAGATCCTCCAGTGGAACGCTCCGACCCGTCCCTTCATGGATATGCCTCTCCTGTTCATGGAGTTCGACGACGCGCCGCCCCTCATGTACACGGAGGGTCCGTACCACGGCCAGTGCATCGACGATCCGGCTCTCGTGAAGCCATACCGGAAGGCATACGATCGGCTCAGGGCCGCCGCACTGCCGCCTGAGGCGTCCCTCGCCATGATCGAGGATGCGGCTGAGGATTACCGAAATGGCAAGCCACGACATTGA
- a CDS encoding ATP-binding protein, whose amino-acid sequence MTNPSHSARKAYPMHDPGPDSAPAPAPTLELDLLAVPKVVPELRRTLSGWHPHGPHPDVQLCVSELLSNVIRHLGEGTPVTVRLTRAPGRIRVAVTDPDPRVWPVLRTAAGDDETGRGLALLDAVSLRWGVEQGPDSKTVWCELGEG is encoded by the coding sequence GTGACCAATCCATCACACAGCGCACGGAAGGCGTACCCCATGCACGACCCGGGCCCAGACTCCGCCCCCGCCCCTGCCCCCACCCTCGAACTCGACCTCCTCGCCGTCCCCAAGGTGGTCCCCGAACTCCGCCGCACCCTGAGCGGATGGCACCCGCACGGCCCCCACCCCGACGTACAGCTCTGCGTCAGCGAGTTGCTCAGCAACGTGATCCGCCACCTCGGCGAGGGAACCCCCGTCACCGTCCGCCTCACCCGCGCCCCCGGCCGGATCCGCGTGGCCGTCACCGACCCCGACCCGCGCGTCTGGCCCGTCCTCCGCACGGCGGCGGGGGACGACGAGACGGGCCGCGGCCTCGCCCTGCTCGACGCGGTCTCGCTCCGCTGGGGCGTGGAACAGGGGCCCGACAGCAAGACCGTCTGGTGCGAGCTGGGGGAGGGATAG
- a CDS encoding RNA polymerase sigma factor SigF translates to MEDTMSPRLDESRTDQATSTPPPNRSATVIPGPATEAVPSTTAPEALEGLQDLPEIPPYDEVGPLDARALSKTLFERLESLEEGTHEYAYVRNTLVELNLALVKFAASRFRSRSEPMEDIIQVGTIGLIKAIDRFELSRGVEFPTFAMPTIVGEIKRFFRDTSWSVRVPRRLQELRLDLAKAGDELAQQFDRAPTVGELAERLGISNDEVVEGMAASNAYTASSLDAQPEEDDSEGALADRIGYEDHGLEGIEYVESLKPLIAELPQRDRKILALRFVANMTQSEIGEELGISQMHVSRLLSRTLVKLRKGLTVEE, encoded by the coding sequence ATGGAGGACACCATGTCACCCCGGCTCGACGAATCGCGCACTGACCAAGCGACGTCGACACCCCCGCCTAACCGCTCCGCAACCGTGATCCCGGGTCCTGCCACGGAGGCCGTGCCCAGCACGACGGCCCCCGAAGCCCTCGAAGGGCTCCAAGACCTTCCCGAGATCCCGCCGTACGACGAGGTGGGGCCGCTGGATGCGCGGGCCCTGTCCAAGACCCTCTTCGAGCGCCTCGAATCGCTTGAGGAAGGCACCCACGAATACGCGTACGTCCGCAACACCCTGGTGGAGCTCAACCTCGCCCTGGTGAAGTTCGCCGCCTCCCGGTTCCGCTCCCGCAGCGAGCCAATGGAGGACATCATCCAGGTCGGCACCATCGGCCTGATCAAGGCGATCGACCGCTTCGAGCTCAGCCGCGGCGTCGAGTTCCCCACCTTCGCGATGCCGACGATCGTCGGCGAGATCAAGCGCTTCTTCCGCGACACCAGTTGGTCGGTCCGGGTACCGCGCCGACTGCAGGAACTCCGACTGGACCTCGCCAAGGCGGGCGACGAACTCGCCCAGCAGTTTGATCGCGCCCCCACGGTGGGCGAGCTCGCCGAGCGCCTGGGCATCTCCAACGACGAGGTCGTCGAGGGGATGGCCGCGTCCAACGCCTACACGGCGAGCTCCCTGGACGCGCAGCCGGAGGAGGACGACTCCGAGGGCGCGCTCGCCGATCGCATCGGCTACGAGGACCACGGACTCGAAGGCATCGAGTACGTCGAGTCGTTGAAGCCCCTGATCGCCGAACTGCCGCAGCGCGACCGGAAGATCCTCGCGCTCCGCTTCGTCGCGAACATGACGCAGTCGGAGATAGGCGAAGAGCTCGGCATCTCCCAGATGCACGTCTCCCGCCTGCTCTCCCGCACGCTCGTCAAGCTCCGCAAGGGGCTGACGGTCGAGGAGTGA
- a CDS encoding STAS domain-containing protein, translating into MDRGTVGSAHRGRLLVEVWKAGESAVVAAAGELDHHTADLLREPLENCLADGYARLVVDCSRLEFCDSTGLNVLLGARLKAEAAGGGVHLAGMLPVVARVFEITGAEAVFTVHETLEAALVD; encoded by the coding sequence ATGGACCGCGGGACGGTCGGCAGCGCACACAGGGGCCGGCTTCTGGTCGAAGTGTGGAAGGCGGGCGAGAGTGCCGTGGTGGCCGCTGCGGGTGAGTTGGATCACCACACGGCCGATCTGCTGCGCGAACCGCTCGAAAACTGCCTGGCAGACGGCTACGCACGCCTCGTCGTCGACTGCTCGCGTCTCGAGTTCTGTGATTCCACGGGGCTCAATGTGCTGCTCGGCGCCCGGCTCAAGGCCGAGGCCGCGGGGGGCGGAGTCCATCTGGCCGGGATGCTGCCGGTGGTGGCCCGGGTCTTCGAGATCACCGGCGCGGAGGCCGTCTTCACCGTTCACGAAACGCTCGAAGCGGCCCTGGTCGACTGA
- a CDS encoding ATP-binding protein: MSTTRPYSPGDRGPESEAAVADAPAGRQVRRLSLNGASGIVPLARDYTRQALHAWGWLPAESADRRAAAEDVLLVVSELVTNACLHAEGPDELWLSCDGKVLRIEVSDRGTGQPAPRTPHRAGRPGGHGMFIVQRLCLDWGVVRAPGVTGKTVWAELGAPA, encoded by the coding sequence ATGAGCACCACCCGGCCTTACTCGCCGGGCGACCGCGGCCCGGAGTCCGAGGCCGCCGTCGCGGACGCTCCCGCGGGGCGTCAGGTCCGCAGGCTGAGCCTGAACGGCGCGAGCGGCATCGTGCCGCTCGCCCGGGACTACACGCGCCAGGCGCTGCACGCGTGGGGCTGGCTGCCCGCGGAGAGCGCGGATCGGCGTGCCGCCGCCGAGGACGTGCTCCTCGTCGTGTCCGAGCTCGTCACCAACGCGTGTCTCCATGCGGAGGGCCCGGACGAGCTGTGGCTCTCCTGCGACGGGAAGGTCCTGCGGATCGAGGTCTCCGACCGGGGGACGGGGCAGCCCGCGCCGCGTACGCCGCATCGGGCGGGGCGGCCCGGTGGGCACGGGATGTTCATCGTGCAGCGGCTCTGTCTGGACTGGGGGGTCGTGCGGGCGCCCGGTGTCACCGGGAAGACGGTCTGGGCGGAGCTCGGCGCGCCCGCCTGA
- a CDS encoding LPXTG cell wall anchor domain-containing protein, whose product MSYQKRGAALALAAALAGGSAVLMAAPAAQATVQDVNYQCKTPIGNKGAVSPIDIKSVKSGSGYKLTMSFQKGVSSSPVELGKGAMKPSAVIKVGGADSGTVPVSGAANTEAIPANTPIKISDLSGTYTPKKSGKVTFTAGVLTIKALGTTTTCTPSNSPKPSLELDVKGSGGGSGGSGGSDGSGGTTGGSGSTGGSGSTGSNSAPSGGEELPQTGPADSAIALGTLGGTVLLAGAAGTLWLTRRNQAARSR is encoded by the coding sequence GTGTCGTACCAGAAACGAGGGGCCGCGCTCGCGCTTGCCGCGGCCCTGGCCGGCGGCTCAGCGGTGCTGATGGCCGCTCCAGCCGCGCAGGCCACGGTCCAGGACGTCAACTACCAGTGCAAGACGCCCATCGGCAACAAGGGCGCGGTCTCGCCGATCGACATCAAGAGCGTCAAGAGCGGCAGCGGCTACAAACTCACCATGTCCTTCCAGAAGGGCGTCTCCTCCAGCCCGGTGGAGCTCGGCAAGGGCGCGATGAAGCCAAGTGCGGTGATCAAGGTCGGCGGCGCCGACAGCGGCACCGTGCCGGTCTCCGGAGCGGCGAACACCGAGGCGATACCGGCCAACACCCCCATCAAGATCAGCGACTTGTCGGGGACGTACACGCCCAAGAAGAGCGGCAAGGTCACCTTCACGGCCGGTGTCCTCACCATCAAGGCGCTCGGCACGACCACCACCTGCACACCGTCCAACAGCCCCAAGCCCTCCCTCGAACTGGACGTCAAGGGCTCGGGCGGCGGTTCGGGCGGCTCGGGTGGCTCGGACGGTTCCGGTGGTACGACGGGTGGCTCCGGCTCGACCGGCGGCTCCGGCAGCACCGGGTCCAACAGCGCCCCCTCCGGCGGCGAGGAACTGCCCCAGACGGGACCCGCCGACTCGGCGATCGCCCTCGGCACCCTCGGCGGCACCGTGCTGCTCGCGGGCGCGGCGGGCACGCTCTGGCTGACCCGCAGGAACCAGGCGGCACGCTCGCGGTAG
- a CDS encoding COG1470 family protein → MPPMAMPSSARAALCAAALLAAAATPAHADGGGAAWSVAPATGGGTRPAKDGRPYFYAEGTPGTVLQDTVTVTNPGPKPRTVSLRGADAANTGSGALSVTPAKGAPKDTGAWIAFAKRQVKVPPRTRAEVPFTVTVPTGALPGDHPGAIVASGGGRTVGVRLHLRVGGPTLAALTVERVKVDKDTGRITYDLVNRGNTVLTPKLAVRADGVFGTLVDRAPRTLPVELLPGRRVSLTEPWPDAPAFDSVDVRLTVTAAGGARAQASGSARFVPWSAVAGGTALLLALAGGAFHLVRRRRRGPDEPGRAAAPPERQDSTRELARVGTSTSTGTGTGTGEGL, encoded by the coding sequence ATGCCGCCGATGGCGATGCCGTCCTCCGCGCGCGCAGCGCTGTGCGCGGCCGCACTCCTCGCCGCCGCCGCGACCCCCGCGCACGCGGACGGCGGCGGGGCCGCGTGGTCCGTCGCCCCCGCCACGGGCGGCGGCACCCGACCCGCGAAGGACGGGCGGCCCTACTTCTACGCGGAGGGCACCCCGGGCACGGTGCTCCAGGACACCGTCACCGTCACCAACCCGGGACCGAAGCCCCGCACGGTGTCCCTGCGGGGCGCGGACGCGGCCAACACCGGCTCCGGGGCCCTCTCCGTCACCCCGGCCAAGGGCGCGCCGAAGGACACCGGCGCCTGGATCGCCTTCGCGAAGCGGCAGGTGAAGGTGCCGCCGCGGACCCGCGCCGAGGTGCCGTTCACCGTGACGGTGCCGACGGGCGCGCTGCCCGGCGACCACCCCGGGGCGATCGTCGCCTCCGGCGGCGGCCGCACGGTGGGCGTCCGGCTGCACCTGCGGGTCGGCGGGCCGACGCTCGCGGCGCTCACCGTGGAGCGCGTCAAGGTCGACAAGGACACCGGCCGCATCACCTACGACCTGGTCAACCGCGGCAACACCGTGCTGACCCCGAAGCTCGCGGTGCGCGCCGACGGCGTCTTCGGCACGCTCGTCGACCGTGCGCCCCGCACCCTGCCCGTCGAGCTGCTGCCCGGCCGCCGGGTCTCCCTGACCGAACCCTGGCCGGACGCGCCCGCGTTCGACTCGGTCGACGTGCGGCTGACGGTGACGGCGGCGGGCGGCGCCCGCGCGCAGGCGAGCGGGTCTGCCCGCTTCGTGCCGTGGAGCGCGGTGGCGGGCGGCACGGCCCTGCTGCTCGCCCTCGCGGGCGGCGCCTTCCATCTCGTACGCAGACGGCGGCGGGGCCCCGACGAACCCGGGCGGGCAGCGGCGCCGCCGGAGCGGCAGGACAGCACGCGGGAACTGGCGAGGGTGGGCACGAGCACGAGCACGGGGACGGGGACGGGGACGGGAGAGGGATTGTGA